The Victivallis sp. Marseille-Q1083 genome has a window encoding:
- a CDS encoding PAS domain-containing protein, producing the protein MIGSGVFRKWCLWIALSILTGLAAGGNPPADHKNQSVLCISSYSADSQWINDILFGLRSYLQQGNQPVAFELFELDVNLQPAARPRPEDVARLQQRLDLHPYQALIVLGDPALELVRRRELRLPEQLPMVFGDCRLAGAALCRSLPANMTGVVMPPGNLNNLRLGVELFPATREVVVLSNAAEDGSKLLEELSARQAELGYDGKITVLSGAEYDSAALLAYLAHLPADSLVIYNDWFAAGEENPLSRNRLQYELQKAAAHLPVFAACDEIPASLEWGIGGVMVSGRKMGGQLGELLLQILNGRNPAELPPETAATEVNFDYRELQRFGIPHEVLPPGAILHHVPPSFADAHANWLLLSSIILGLLVALGVVGWLIRRRYARRMRAIFEALPARIVVVDDSGRLRFSCAGAHDSYREKLLDLKRFSPLEYEGLWSCAQRVFADGKPHAVDYADQDGRRRKAEVRKLPAAAFGRDAAIWVSLDVEELHRLRLDHQQMAEQLSLTLEAIGDGVIVTDPEERVVLLNKVAGELTGYSAAAGIGRPLDEIFQIVSHPDRAPAPSPLRQALEQRRIVMLAEHTDLIARDGTRRHIADSAAPIINAEGVLTGGVLVFRDVSVEYERLARLHIQNAVLEKALEAGRMTFFRCDQRQQFIQAPPEQLWPCRDGVPLPVSEWMQEEDAEGFRHQWEALFRGSIREFYGSYRVQHDGQWRYYEIRMFEEISPVSGRKEFFGIIQDMTSFRERELNYRNTSALLHNVIDNMPGYVWVKDAENDRRHLLVSRNIGDLVGRDAEKLVGCLDTDFLEPEAEAAFRQADLATLRDGRCEMRVALADTAGSVHDLKVSQTLLTRPAGGRLLLGIGVDITRELKMERQLQEKNRLLEDILDNLPIPLFIKDFYDEGRYLLASRTFISMFGLDEKMLFGHTDFEVMPTEAARKFVEDDTDTMFRETPQVVFEDVTLPNGRVAKFQTWKVKLRRSSGNDLLLGVGIDITELTENRNELKQSNNLLRAIMDNLPCSLFVKDADHDFRYLMFNRAFAEAFSLVGREVIGHCDPELLLPENARSCGESDRATLTMGTTDTEEEVKFEDGSRHMLRSIKSIVTHEDGRKLLLGICLDVTPERQLSRERQRLIEELQAYGDQQRALNDALKELLLSNDFASAIDKVLLLIGEQVQADRCYIFYRDQGENFYRNIFEWTAPGVAPEIDTLQHLPSELMPAWVNALENHEIIFSADLERDAYNPAILEGRKELRRQNVKSILATGIWSDDRLWGFLGFDYVKERVAFPEITQKMLIAAARIIEIALLRQLRQQDLERSEYEKKLIMDTIKTPIILYDKNMKLLRANHAAERVSLLPFDQVAPDTPCYKFFCGEEHCPEYCPVRQTLDDWVEHSCEMHIRDRDYLITANPILLDGQLDYVLKTMLDITDFNLIEQKLKQAVLDAQNASKAKSYFLATMSHELRTPLNAVIGFSELLRNNTLPLQEQNEYLQSINLAGNALLTLINDILDLSKLEAGQAPIVPEKCDFLALCREIHAIFKLQAAEKKLAFKLEAPETLPALYLDSQRLRQVLLNLIGNALKFTERGTVRLCINFLPEEGRQGTLTIRVIDTGIGISEKGQRTIFEPFVQDSEVRGSHAYQGTGLGLTISSRLIDQMGGKITLESEVGKGSCFTVTLRRVRSEVMALPAPPETEAHAAEVPAEVAGTERPLAILLVDDVPMNLKVLEAMLKKLGIVTCCAASGAEALQCLEHFEPDLVMTDMWMPAMNGVELAEKIRKNAPKEELMIVAVTADTESRANFGMDLFDAVVLKPLTLEKLQKLIAYYRQDSRPPGGIEL; encoded by the coding sequence ATGATAGGCTCGGGTGTGTTTCGGAAATGGTGTCTGTGGATCGCGTTATCGATCCTGACTGGTTTGGCGGCCGGCGGGAATCCGCCGGCGGATCATAAAAATCAAAGCGTGCTGTGCATCTCTTCCTACAGTGCCGATTCCCAGTGGATCAATGATATTTTATTCGGATTGCGCAGCTATTTACAGCAGGGCAATCAACCGGTCGCCTTTGAATTGTTCGAGCTGGATGTCAATTTGCAGCCGGCCGCCCGGCCGCGGCCGGAAGACGTGGCGAGGCTGCAGCAGCGGCTGGATTTGCATCCCTATCAGGCGTTGATCGTTCTGGGCGATCCGGCGTTGGAACTGGTGCGGCGGCGGGAGCTCCGGTTGCCGGAGCAGTTGCCGATGGTTTTCGGCGACTGCCGGCTGGCCGGCGCAGCGTTGTGCCGGTCGCTGCCGGCCAATATGACCGGTGTGGTGATGCCGCCCGGCAATCTGAACAACCTCCGACTGGGGGTGGAATTGTTTCCGGCGACCCGGGAAGTGGTCGTGTTGTCCAATGCGGCGGAAGACGGTTCGAAACTGCTGGAAGAATTGAGCGCACGGCAGGCTGAGCTGGGGTATGACGGAAAAATAACCGTATTGAGCGGGGCGGAATATGATTCGGCGGCACTGCTGGCCTATCTGGCCCATTTGCCGGCCGATTCGCTGGTCATCTACAACGACTGGTTTGCCGCCGGCGAAGAAAATCCGTTATCCCGCAATCGGTTGCAATATGAATTGCAGAAAGCGGCCGCCCATCTGCCGGTTTTTGCCGCCTGTGACGAAATTCCCGCTTCGCTGGAATGGGGAATCGGCGGCGTTATGGTATCCGGGCGGAAGATGGGAGGGCAGCTCGGCGAGCTGTTGCTTCAGATTTTAAACGGCAGGAATCCGGCCGAACTGCCGCCGGAGACGGCGGCGACGGAAGTTAATTTCGATTACCGGGAGCTCCAGCGGTTCGGCATTCCCCATGAAGTTTTGCCGCCGGGGGCCATTCTGCACCATGTGCCGCCTTCCTTCGCCGATGCCCATGCGAACTGGCTGTTGCTGTCAAGCATAATTCTGGGCTTGCTGGTGGCCCTCGGGGTGGTCGGCTGGCTGATTCGCCGCCGCTATGCCCGGCGCATGCGGGCAATTTTCGAGGCGCTGCCGGCGCGGATCGTCGTGGTGGACGACTCCGGCAGGCTCCGCTTTTCCTGTGCCGGGGCGCATGACTCCTACCGGGAGAAATTATTGGACTTGAAACGTTTTTCGCCGCTGGAATACGAAGGATTGTGGAGTTGCGCGCAACGGGTTTTTGCCGACGGCAAACCGCATGCCGTGGATTATGCCGACCAGGATGGCCGGCGGCGGAAAGCCGAAGTGCGGAAATTGCCGGCGGCGGCGTTCGGCCGCGACGCGGCAATCTGGGTGTCGCTGGATGTCGAAGAACTGCATCGGCTGCGGCTGGACCACCAGCAGATGGCCGAACAGTTGAGCTTAACGCTGGAAGCCATCGGTGACGGGGTCATTGTCACCGATCCCGAAGAGCGGGTGGTCCTGCTGAACAAGGTGGCCGGCGAGTTGACCGGTTATTCGGCGGCGGCAGGAATCGGCCGGCCGCTGGATGAAATTTTTCAGATCGTCAGTCATCCCGACCGGGCGCCGGCCCCGTCACCGCTGCGCCAGGCGCTGGAGCAGCGGCGGATCGTCATGCTGGCGGAGCATACCGATTTGATCGCCAGGGATGGAACGCGGCGGCATATTGCCGACAGCGCCGCGCCGATTATCAATGCCGAAGGTGTTTTGACCGGAGGCGTGCTGGTTTTCCGGGATGTCTCGGTGGAATACGAACGTCTGGCGCGGCTTCATATTCAGAACGCGGTGCTGGAAAAGGCCTTGGAAGCCGGCCGGATGACATTTTTCCGCTGTGACCAGCGGCAGCAGTTCATCCAGGCGCCGCCGGAACAGCTCTGGCCGTGCCGTGACGGTGTGCCGCTGCCGGTGTCGGAATGGATGCAGGAAGAGGATGCGGAAGGGTTCCGGCATCAGTGGGAAGCGCTGTTCCGCGGTTCGATCCGGGAATTTTACGGTTCGTACCGCGTGCAGCATGACGGACAGTGGCGCTACTATGAAATCCGGATGTTCGAGGAGATTTCCCCGGTCAGCGGCCGGAAGGAGTTTTTCGGCATCATTCAGGATATGACCAGTTTCCGGGAACGGGAGCTGAATTATCGGAATACTTCGGCGCTGCTGCATAACGTCATCGACAACATGCCCGGCTATGTCTGGGTCAAGGATGCCGAAAACGACAGGCGGCATCTGCTGGTGAGTCGCAATATTGGGGATTTGGTCGGCCGGGATGCGGAGAAGCTGGTCGGTTGCCTCGATACCGATTTTCTGGAGCCGGAGGCCGAAGCGGCGTTCCGCCAGGCGGATCTGGCGACGTTGCGGGACGGCCGCTGTGAAATGCGGGTCGCTTTGGCCGATACGGCCGGCTCCGTTCACGACCTGAAGGTCAGCCAGACGCTGCTGACCCGGCCGGCCGGCGGCCGGCTGCTGCTGGGGATCGGGGTGGACATCACCCGGGAATTGAAGATGGAGAGACAATTGCAGGAAAAGAACCGGCTGCTGGAAGACATCCTCGACAATTTGCCGATTCCGCTGTTCATCAAAGATTTTTACGATGAAGGCCGTTATCTGCTGGCCAGCCGCACCTTCATCTCGATGTTCGGGCTGGATGAAAAAATGTTGTTCGGCCATACCGATTTCGAGGTGATGCCGACGGAGGCTGCCCGGAAATTCGTCGAGGACGATACCGATACCATGTTCCGCGAAACACCGCAGGTCGTCTTTGAAGATGTCACGTTGCCCAATGGCCGGGTGGCCAAATTCCAGACCTGGAAAGTGAAGCTCCGGCGCAGTTCCGGCAATGATTTGTTGTTGGGAGTCGGAATCGATATCACCGAGCTGACCGAGAATCGCAACGAGTTGAAACAGTCCAACAATCTGCTGCGGGCGATCATGGACAATTTACCCTGTTCGCTGTTCGTCAAAGATGCCGACCACGACTTCCGCTATCTGATGTTCAACCGGGCGTTTGCCGAAGCGTTCAGCCTGGTCGGGCGTGAAGTGATTGGTCACTGCGATCCGGAGTTGCTGTTGCCGGAAAATGCCCGTTCCTGCGGCGAGAGTGACCGTGCTACTTTGACGATGGGGACGACCGATACCGAGGAAGAGGTGAAATTCGAGGACGGCTCTCGCCATATGTTGCGGAGCATCAAGAGCATCGTCACCCACGAGGACGGCCGGAAGCTGTTGCTGGGAATCTGTTTGGATGTTACGCCGGAACGGCAGTTGAGCCGGGAACGGCAGCGGCTGATCGAAGAACTGCAGGCTTACGGCGACCAGCAGCGCGCTTTGAACGATGCGCTGAAAGAATTATTGCTGTCCAATGATTTTGCGTCGGCGATCGACAAAGTTCTGCTGTTGATTGGCGAACAGGTGCAGGCCGACCGCTGCTATATTTTCTACCGGGATCAGGGCGAGAATTTCTATCGGAATATTTTCGAATGGACGGCGCCCGGCGTCGCGCCGGAAATCGATACGCTGCAGCACCTGCCGAGCGAGTTGATGCCGGCGTGGGTGAACGCGCTGGAAAATCATGAAATTATTTTTTCCGCCGATCTGGAGCGCGACGCTTATAATCCGGCGATTCTGGAAGGCCGGAAGGAATTGCGGCGCCAGAACGTCAAATCCATTCTGGCGACCGGTATCTGGTCGGATGACCGGCTGTGGGGCTTTCTCGGCTTCGACTATGTCAAAGAGCGGGTTGCTTTCCCGGAAATCACCCAGAAGATGCTGATTGCGGCGGCGCGGATCATCGAGATTGCGTTGCTGCGGCAATTGCGGCAGCAGGACCTGGAGCGCAGTGAATATGAGAAAAAATTGATCATGGATACGATCAAAACGCCGATCATTTTGTACGACAAGAATATGAAGCTGCTGCGAGCCAACCATGCCGCCGAACGGGTGTCGCTGCTGCCTTTCGACCAGGTGGCGCCGGATACGCCGTGTTACAAATTCTTCTGCGGCGAAGAGCATTGTCCGGAATATTGTCCGGTCCGGCAGACGCTGGACGATTGGGTCGAACATAGCTGTGAAATGCATATTCGGGACCGGGATTATTTGATTACCGCCAATCCGATCCTGCTCGACGGCCAATTGGATTACGTGCTCAAGACGATGCTGGACATCACCGACTTCAATTTGATCGAGCAGAAACTGAAACAGGCGGTGCTCGATGCGCAGAATGCCAGCAAGGCCAAGAGTTACTTTCTGGCGACGATGAGCCATGAATTGCGGACGCCGCTGAATGCGGTGATCGGATTCAGCGAACTGCTGCGCAACAATACGTTGCCGCTGCAGGAGCAGAATGAATATCTGCAATCGATCAATCTGGCCGGCAACGCGTTGTTGACGTTGATCAACGATATTCTCGATCTTTCCAAGCTGGAGGCCGGCCAGGCCCCCATCGTGCCGGAGAAGTGCGACTTCCTGGCATTGTGCCGGGAAATCCATGCTATTTTCAAATTGCAGGCGGCGGAGAAAAAGCTGGCGTTCAAACTGGAAGCTCCCGAAACATTGCCGGCGCTCTATCTCGACAGCCAGCGCTTGCGGCAGGTGCTGTTGAATTTGATCGGCAATGCGTTGAAATTCACCGAGCGGGGAACTGTCCGCCTCTGCATCAATTTCCTGCCGGAGGAGGGACGGCAGGGAACCTTGACGATCCGGGTGATCGATACCGGCATCGGCATTTCCGAAAAGGGGCAGCGGACCATTTTCGAGCCGTTTGTCCAGGACAGCGAAGTGCGGGGCAGCCACGCCTATCAGGGCACCGGGCTGGGGTTGACGATTTCCTCGCGGCTGATCGACCAGATGGGCGGCAAGATCACGCTGGAGAGCGAGGTCGGCAAAGGCAGTTGCTTCACGGTGACGTTGCGACGGGTTCGTTCTGAAGTCATGGCGTTGCCGGCGCCGCCGGAGACGGAAGCGCATGCGGCGGAGGTCCCGGCGGAAGTGGCCGGAACGGAACGGCCGCTGGCAATCCTGCTGGTCGATGATGTGCCGATGAATTTGAAGGTGCTGGAGGCGATGCTGAAGAAACTCGGCATTGTCACCTGTTGCGCGGCTTCCGGTGCGGAGGCGCTGCAATGTCTGGAGCATTTCGAGCCGGATCTGGTGATGACCGACATGTGGATGCCGGCGATGAATGGCGTGGAACTGGCGGAAAAGATCAGGAAAAACGCTCCGAAAGAGGAATTGATGATCGTGGCGGTGACCGCCGATACCGAATCGCGCGCCAATTTCGGCATGGATTTGTTCGACGCCGTGGTGTTGAAGCCGCTGACGCTGGAAAAATTGCAGAAATTGATCGCTTATTACCGGCAGGACTCGCGACCGCCCGGCGGCATCGAATTGTAA
- a CDS encoding excinuclease ABC subunit UvrC: MSELQKEFHPGDVPQTPGVYVFRDRFAKVIYVGKAVNLRRRLSQYFQPSRTRYADAKLRSLINTIANWDFYPVRTENEALILESRLIKEYAPYYNILMRDDKRYLMLKINLNEPFPTLTLARVRKDDRYRYFGPFPNGGALKSTLEFLLSHFGLRTCRTAQPDDETRKRCLKRIVKDCCAPCTGQVTPEEYRQKVDQMLSVLNGNIKELSAILQQRMKEAAAAQRFEKAAHWRDVLTNLETVFGEKNRSFSRAFLPVESGEAAVLALQEALRLPKPPRHMECFDISNILGTLAVGSMVCFENGKPARDQYRRFRIKTVHQSDDFAMMHEVITRRYKRCLEENRPLPDLLVVDGGKGQLSSAIAALVECGCPPFPVIGLAKQQEKFFGPGRPQSVRLDRHNPALRMLQAMRDEAHRFAIGYHRELRNKRLQQSLLDEIEGIGPQRKKQLLETFGSVRELRKASVAEVVQKVPGIGETFAAKVLAQLNRKAPPRTQPPATKPEPPAAAPSQ, encoded by the coding sequence ATGAGTGAGCTTCAGAAAGAATTCCATCCGGGCGACGTGCCGCAGACACCGGGCGTCTATGTCTTCCGCGACCGTTTCGCCAAGGTGATCTATGTCGGCAAAGCGGTCAATTTGCGGCGGCGGCTCAGCCAGTATTTTCAGCCGTCCCGCACCCGGTACGCCGACGCCAAGCTGCGTTCGCTGATCAACACGATCGCCAACTGGGATTTCTATCCGGTGCGTACCGAAAACGAGGCGCTGATCCTCGAATCGCGGCTGATCAAGGAATACGCGCCGTATTACAACATCCTGATGCGCGACGACAAGCGTTATCTGATGCTGAAAATCAATCTGAATGAACCGTTTCCGACCCTGACGCTGGCCCGGGTGCGCAAGGACGACCGCTACCGTTACTTCGGGCCGTTTCCGAATGGCGGAGCGTTGAAATCGACGCTGGAATTCCTGCTTTCCCATTTCGGATTGCGCACCTGCCGTACCGCCCAGCCGGACGATGAAACCCGCAAGCGCTGCCTGAAACGCATCGTCAAAGACTGCTGCGCGCCCTGTACCGGCCAGGTGACGCCGGAAGAGTACCGGCAGAAGGTCGATCAAATGCTGTCGGTGCTGAACGGCAACATCAAGGAGCTTTCCGCCATCCTGCAGCAGCGGATGAAGGAGGCGGCCGCCGCCCAGAGATTCGAAAAGGCCGCCCACTGGCGCGACGTGCTGACCAACCTGGAAACCGTTTTCGGCGAAAAAAACCGTTCGTTCTCCCGGGCTTTCCTGCCGGTGGAGAGCGGCGAAGCGGCCGTCCTGGCATTGCAGGAGGCGCTGCGGCTGCCGAAGCCGCCGCGCCACATGGAGTGTTTCGACATTTCCAATATCCTCGGCACGCTGGCAGTCGGCAGCATGGTCTGCTTTGAAAACGGCAAACCGGCCCGCGACCAATACCGCCGCTTCCGGATCAAAACGGTCCACCAGAGCGACGACTTCGCGATGATGCATGAAGTGATCACCCGGCGCTATAAACGCTGCCTGGAGGAGAACCGGCCGTTGCCGGACCTGCTGGTCGTCGACGGCGGCAAGGGGCAATTATCCTCGGCGATCGCCGCATTGGTCGAATGCGGCTGCCCGCCCTTCCCGGTCATCGGGCTGGCCAAACAGCAGGAAAAATTTTTCGGGCCGGGCCGTCCCCAGTCGGTACGACTCGACCGCCACAACCCGGCGCTGCGGATGCTGCAGGCGATGCGCGACGAGGCGCACCGTTTCGCCATCGGCTACCACCGGGAACTGCGCAACAAGCGGCTGCAGCAGTCGCTGCTCGATGAAATCGAAGGCATCGGACCGCAGCGCAAAAAGCAACTGCTCGAAACGTTCGGCTCCGTCCGGGAGCTGCGCAAAGCCAGCGTCGCCGAAGTGGTGCAGAAGGTCCCCGGCATCGGCGAAACCTTCGCCGCCAAAGTACTGGCCCAGTTGAACCGGAAAGCGCCGCCCCGTACCCAGCCCCCCGCAACCAAACCGGAGCCGCCGGCCGCGGCGCCATCCCAATAA
- a CDS encoding isochorismatase family protein: MLNLPVIEESVFLLIDMQERLVKAMSDIESCLNRQQMLLAGAGLLGWRVIVTEQYPRGLGPTVPAIAAALPAGTPVVAKTAFSCFGEPLFVDAVDFVSPRALIVAGIEAHVCVQQTVLDALNSGFSSGYEVFVAADAVASRKPGDVALALELMRQAGAVITSSEALLFMLLRGAEHPQFKAISQLVR, translated from the coding sequence ATGTTGAATCTGCCGGTTATCGAAGAGAGCGTGTTCCTGCTCATCGACATGCAGGAACGATTGGTCAAGGCGATGAGCGATATCGAATCCTGCCTGAACCGCCAGCAAATGCTGCTGGCGGGCGCCGGGCTGCTGGGGTGGCGCGTCATCGTCACCGAACAATATCCGCGCGGCCTGGGGCCGACCGTCCCGGCAATCGCCGCTGCATTGCCGGCGGGAACGCCGGTGGTGGCCAAAACCGCTTTTTCCTGTTTCGGGGAACCGTTGTTCGTCGATGCGGTCGACTTCGTTTCGCCGCGCGCGTTGATCGTCGCCGGCATCGAAGCGCATGTCTGTGTGCAGCAGACAGTGCTGGACGCCCTGAACAGCGGCTTCTCCAGCGGCTATGAAGTTTTCGTCGCCGCCGACGCCGTCGCCAGCCGCAAGCCCGGCGATGTCGCGCTGGCGCTCGAACTGATGCGTCAGGCCGGCGCGGTGATCACCTCCAGCGAAGCGCTGCTGTTCATGCTGCTGCGCGGCGCGGAGCACCCGCAGTTCAAGGCCATCTCCCAACTGGTCCGCTGA
- the miaA gene encoding tRNA (adenosine(37)-N6)-dimethylallyltransferase MiaA, translated as MAESPKIIVITGPTATGKTALAVRLARQFDGEIVSADSRQVYRHMDIGTGKDLAEYSAGGTPVPFHLIDCVPPDATYNLHAFCRDARQCIAAIAGRGRLPVICGGTALYIDALLRGYALPGTAPDPAERAALDAMELDALNAELAGLAPEFYRTFLDRTNKTRLRRAIEIARHRQTPAAEMPAADFQALLLGVYYPRDIVHRRIAERLDARLAAGMIEEVRELNEHYGVSFEKLDFFGLEYRYVGRYLQNRLDFQTMRDELLSKIRQFAKRQDIFFRKMEREGAVIHWLRGGSEPDPAALVRRFLAGEPLPAPVLQLKEIHYGKKSS; from the coding sequence ATGGCCGAATCGCCCAAAATTATCGTCATTACCGGTCCGACGGCCACCGGAAAAACCGCGCTGGCCGTCCGGCTGGCCCGCCAATTCGACGGCGAAATCGTCAGCGCCGACTCCCGGCAGGTCTACCGGCACATGGACATCGGCACCGGCAAAGACCTGGCCGAATACAGTGCCGGCGGAACGCCGGTGCCGTTTCATCTGATCGATTGCGTGCCGCCGGATGCAACGTACAACCTCCACGCATTCTGCCGTGATGCCCGCCAATGCATCGCGGCGATTGCCGGCCGCGGCCGGCTGCCGGTCATCTGCGGCGGCACGGCGCTCTATATCGACGCTCTGCTGCGCGGCTATGCTTTGCCCGGCACCGCGCCCGACCCGGCCGAACGCGCCGCATTGGACGCCATGGAGCTCGATGCTCTGAACGCCGAACTGGCCGGATTGGCGCCGGAATTTTACCGGACCTTTCTGGATCGCACGAACAAGACCCGGCTGCGCCGGGCAATCGAGATCGCCCGGCATCGCCAAACGCCGGCGGCGGAAATGCCGGCGGCGGATTTTCAGGCGCTGCTGCTCGGGGTCTACTATCCGCGCGATATCGTCCACCGGCGGATCGCCGAACGGCTCGACGCCCGGCTGGCCGCCGGGATGATCGAAGAGGTGCGCGAACTAAACGAACATTATGGTGTCTCTTTTGAAAAACTGGATTTTTTCGGATTGGAATACCGTTACGTCGGCCGTTACCTGCAAAATCGACTGGATTTTCAGACGATGCGCGACGAATTGTTGAGCAAGATCCGGCAGTTCGCCAAACGGCAGGATATCTTTTTCCGGAAAATGGAACGCGAAGGCGCCGTCATCCACTGGCTGCGCGGCGGCAGCGAACCGGATCCGGCGGCATTGGTTCGGCGCTTCCTGGCCGGCGAACCGCTGCCGGCGCCGGTGCTGCAACTGAAAGAAATTCATTACGGCAAGAAAAGTTCTTAA
- the lpxC gene encoding UDP-3-O-acyl-N-acetylglucosamine deacetylase, translating to MMEKQHTIERPASVSGIALHTGARATLRILPAETDRGIIFRRVDLPGTPEVRALATNVVDARRGTTIACGNAVVYTVEHIMSALHVAGIDNAVVEMDGLEPPIADGSAMPYWEMVKAAGRVEQAAPAEFFHCREILHLKHGDTQMVMTPAEQLEISCLASFRGCPFDPQYQSFVISPETYEKEIAGARTFVEYKDLEQLLAMGLVKGGSLDAAAIIHNGAIICKERLLFQDEIVRHKILDVIGDMYLCGRRVKANIIAIKPGHSKNVELAGMMIRQMSAQ from the coding sequence ATGATGGAAAAACAGCATACCATTGAGCGGCCGGCTTCGGTCTCCGGCATCGCCTTGCATACCGGCGCGCGCGCCACGTTGCGGATTTTGCCGGCGGAGACCGACCGCGGCATCATCTTCCGGCGGGTGGACCTGCCGGGCACTCCGGAGGTGCGGGCGCTGGCCACCAACGTCGTCGACGCCCGCCGCGGGACGACGATTGCCTGCGGCAACGCGGTCGTCTATACCGTCGAACACATCATGTCGGCGCTGCATGTGGCCGGCATCGACAATGCCGTCGTCGAAATGGACGGCCTGGAGCCGCCGATCGCCGACGGCAGCGCCATGCCGTACTGGGAGATGGTCAAGGCGGCCGGCCGGGTCGAACAGGCGGCGCCGGCGGAATTCTTTCATTGCCGGGAGATTCTGCACCTCAAGCACGGCGACACCCAGATGGTGATGACGCCGGCCGAGCAGTTGGAAATCAGTTGTCTGGCTTCGTTTCGCGGCTGTCCGTTCGATCCGCAGTACCAGTCGTTCGTCATCTCGCCGGAAACTTATGAAAAGGAGATCGCCGGAGCGCGGACTTTCGTCGAATACAAGGACCTCGAACAGCTGTTGGCAATGGGCCTGGTCAAGGGCGGCAGCCTGGACGCGGCGGCGATCATTCACAACGGCGCGATCATCTGCAAGGAGCGGCTGCTCTTTCAGGATGAAATCGTCCGGCATAAAATTCTTGACGTCATCGGCGACATGTATCTGTGCGGCCGCCGGGTCAAGGCCAATATCATTGCCATCAAGCCCGGTCATTCGAAAAATGTCGAGTTGGCCGGCATGATGATCAGGCAGATGTCGGCGCAGTAA
- the fabZ gene encoding 3-hydroxyacyl-ACP dehydratase FabZ, translating into MIEPGKVMGPKEITAVLKQRYPMLMLDRAMLESENRIVGVKNLCINELFFQGHFPNHPIMPGVLQLEAMRQLGELAVHDRLKPDDSRQVYMRVIEKVKFRKPILPGDRMKIEAEVLECADGEAVIQARTGNSGGLTCEAKITLAMREKSSPAAMPELYNEFDLSEHTAMDVTKIMAMVPHRYPFLLIDSVARIEGDRIIAIKNVSLNEEMFAATATDFAVLPEALQCEIIAQSGCACVLSRPENQGKLGYFMSIDRAESFGPIYPGDQLICEIVLPPSKSRFGKGTGTIRVGEREVFRITLMFAIVDA; encoded by the coding sequence ATGATCGAGCCGGGCAAAGTAATGGGGCCGAAAGAGATCACTGCCGTTTTGAAACAGCGTTATCCGATGTTGATGCTGGACCGCGCCATGCTGGAAAGTGAAAATCGGATTGTCGGCGTCAAAAATCTCTGCATCAACGAGTTGTTTTTTCAGGGACATTTCCCGAACCATCCGATCATGCCGGGGGTACTGCAACTGGAAGCGATGCGGCAGCTGGGGGAACTGGCGGTGCATGACCGTTTGAAGCCGGACGATTCCCGGCAGGTCTATATGCGGGTTATCGAAAAAGTCAAATTCCGCAAGCCGATCCTGCCGGGCGACCGGATGAAGATCGAAGCGGAAGTGCTGGAATGTGCCGACGGCGAAGCGGTCATCCAGGCGAGGACCGGCAACAGCGGCGGGCTGACTTGCGAAGCGAAAATCACGCTGGCGATGCGGGAGAAGAGTTCGCCGGCGGCGATGCCGGAGTTGTACAATGAGTTCGACCTCAGCGAACATACGGCGATGGATGTGACGAAAATCATGGCGATGGTGCCGCACCGTTATCCGTTCCTGCTGATCGACAGCGTTGCCCGGATCGAAGGAGACCGGATCATCGCGATCAAGAACGTGTCGTTGAACGAAGAGATGTTTGCGGCGACGGCGACGGATTTTGCGGTGCTGCCGGAGGCTCTGCAGTGTGAAATCATCGCCCAATCCGGCTGCGCCTGCGTATTGTCCCGGCCGGAAAATCAGGGCAAACTGGGATATTTCATGTCGATCGACCGCGCGGAATCGTTCGGGCCGATTTATCCGGGCGACCAGTTGATCTGTGAAATCGTCCTGCCGCCGAGCAAGTCGCGCTTCGGCAAGGGAACCGGCACGATCCGGGTCGGCGAGCGGGAAGTGTTCCGCATTACGCTGATGTTCGCGATCGTCGATGCCTGA